From a single Kitasatospora sp. NBC_00458 genomic region:
- a CDS encoding DUF3105 domain-containing protein has protein sequence MGSASKQSKAPSNKPGGKQASADRRARIAELRAAEQRRDRRNKVLAGSIAGVLVIAAIATGTWIVVDANKDKKAKEVAASAPIDGVQTFGELTRNHVKEKVTYAQTPPVGGDHNAIWLDCMGTVYDQPVENERAVHSLEHGAVWVTYNSKATPEDVKALSDKVKATPYSLMSPYPDEQGTITLNAWSTQLVVDSASDPRVEKFFTKYVQGKQTQEPGASCTMGAM, from the coding sequence ATGGGTTCCGCCTCCAAGCAGTCCAAGGCACCGTCGAACAAGCCGGGCGGCAAGCAGGCCAGCGCCGACCGCCGGGCCCGGATCGCCGAGCTGCGCGCCGCCGAGCAGCGCCGCGACCGCCGCAACAAGGTGCTCGCCGGGTCGATCGCCGGCGTGCTGGTGATCGCCGCGATAGCCACCGGCACGTGGATCGTGGTGGACGCCAACAAGGACAAGAAGGCCAAGGAGGTCGCCGCCAGCGCCCCGATCGACGGCGTGCAGACCTTCGGCGAGCTGACCCGCAACCACGTCAAGGAGAAGGTCACCTACGCGCAGACCCCGCCGGTCGGCGGCGACCACAACGCGATCTGGCTGGACTGCATGGGCACCGTCTACGACCAGCCGGTCGAGAACGAGCGCGCCGTCCACTCGCTGGAGCACGGCGCGGTCTGGGTGACCTACAACAGCAAGGCCACGCCGGAGGACGTCAAGGCCCTCTCGGACAAGGTGAAGGCCACCCCGTACTCGCTGATGAGCCCCTACCCGGACGAGCAGGGCACCATCACCCTGAACGCCTGGTCGACCCAGCTGGTCGTGGACAGCGCCTCCGACCCGCGGGTGGAGAAGTTCTTCACCAAGTACGTCCAGGGCAAGCAGACCCAGGAGCCCGGGGCCTCCTGCACCATGGGCGCGATGTGA
- a CDS encoding DUF305 domain-containing protein, with the protein MTAPGTTPGLTPGGEDAEEDAAPAAAPRKRLWWPAALAASLALALGVPALVAGSTSASGSSSVSAPADDSPEAGFARDMATHHQQAVDLSFIVRDRTSDEHTRTLAFDIINTQANQRGMMMGWLDQWGLPQHSPAKPMAWMGMKHGYEPHDGSLMPGMATNTQLTKLRSLNGRDAEVLFLQLMLEHHKGGVEMAQGYVDVAKNETEKRLAQSMVAGQTSEIQLMTDMLGERGSAPGVPAS; encoded by the coding sequence GTGACCGCCCCCGGCACCACACCGGGCCTCACACCCGGCGGGGAGGACGCGGAGGAGGACGCCGCCCCGGCGGCCGCCCCGCGCAAGCGGCTCTGGTGGCCGGCTGCGCTGGCCGCCTCGCTCGCCCTCGCGCTCGGCGTGCCGGCCCTGGTGGCCGGCAGCACGTCGGCGTCCGGCTCCTCCTCGGTCTCCGCACCGGCGGACGACTCCCCGGAGGCCGGGTTCGCCCGCGACATGGCGACCCACCACCAGCAGGCGGTGGACCTGTCGTTCATCGTCCGCGACCGGACCTCGGACGAGCACACCCGCACGCTCGCCTTCGACATCATCAACACCCAGGCCAACCAGCGCGGCATGATGATGGGCTGGCTCGACCAGTGGGGGCTCCCGCAGCACTCGCCGGCCAAGCCGATGGCGTGGATGGGCATGAAGCACGGCTACGAGCCGCACGACGGCTCGCTGATGCCCGGCATGGCCACCAACACCCAGCTCACCAAGCTCCGTTCGCTGAACGGGCGGGACGCCGAGGTGCTCTTCCTGCAGCTGATGCTGGAGCACCACAAGGGCGGCGTGGAGATGGCCCAGGGCTACGTCGACGTGGCGAAGAACGAGACCGAGAAGCGGCTCGCCCAGTCGATGGTGGCGGGGCAGACGTCGGAGATCCAGCTGATGACCGACATGCTCGGGGAACGCGGCTCGGCCCCCGGCGTGCCCGCCTCCTGA
- a CDS encoding MFS transporter, giving the protein MNAASTLAGRLLTERPRPRGIARRRYAHWLAVATVCLGAFLGQLTASVTALVYPDLQRHFHAGFAAVEWVALAYLLVLVALLAPVGRLSDLVGRKTVYLGGFAVFGLASLGAGLAGGLGTLVACRAVQAVGGAMMQANSVALVARGVPGHAMRRALGVQAAAQGLGLALGPGLGGLMVEHASWRWVFWINVPISLVGIAAGWFLLPRTRTGAPPVQAPAPGAPAPGVLPAARPAPAAGPAPAVRLPHPRRGVGPDADGGRFDLPGLLLLAGSSTALLLALSAASGLPLPGWAVAGLSAAAVLLALGLVRRERRAARPILAPGLVNTPGVRPGLGVSLIGYLLLFCPLVLAPVLLAESGLPTARAGLVITVLPAAFAVAATVGGALLPRGWSDVARCRFGAGLAGAGLLCCALLPAVGAPAKLLAVPLAVVGWGLGVLLPANNALVMRAIPAECSAVGGGMVNMARSLGTALGTALPVLGVHLAGPALGGRSVLLVLAAVAGLAVVLTRPVRERPLGGRPAPDRPVATTPSTTPSATPAAAPSADRASARR; this is encoded by the coding sequence ATGAACGCCGCGTCCACCCTCGCCGGCCGGCTGCTCACCGAGCGTCCCCGGCCGCGCGGCATAGCCCGCCGGCGGTACGCCCACTGGCTCGCCGTCGCCACCGTCTGCCTCGGCGCGTTCCTCGGTCAGCTGACCGCCAGCGTCACCGCCCTCGTCTACCCCGACCTCCAACGCCACTTCCACGCCGGGTTCGCCGCCGTCGAGTGGGTCGCCCTCGCCTACCTGCTCGTCCTGGTGGCACTGCTCGCACCGGTCGGACGCCTCTCCGACCTGGTCGGCCGCAAGACCGTCTACCTCGGGGGGTTCGCCGTCTTCGGCCTCGCCTCACTCGGCGCCGGACTCGCCGGCGGACTCGGGACGCTGGTCGCGTGCCGGGCGGTCCAGGCGGTCGGCGGCGCGATGATGCAGGCCAACAGCGTCGCCCTGGTCGCGCGCGGCGTGCCAGGACACGCGATGCGGCGGGCGCTCGGCGTCCAGGCCGCCGCCCAGGGACTGGGACTCGCGCTCGGACCCGGCCTCGGCGGGCTCATGGTCGAGCACGCCTCCTGGCGCTGGGTGTTCTGGATCAACGTGCCGATCAGCCTGGTCGGCATCGCGGCCGGCTGGTTCCTGCTGCCCCGGACCCGGACCGGCGCCCCGCCCGTTCAGGCCCCGGCCCCCGGTGCCCCGGCCCCCGGCGTCCTCCCCGCGGCCCGTCCCGCGCCCGCGGCCGGGCCCGCGCCCGCCGTCCGGCTCCCGCACCCGCGCCGGGGGGTCGGACCCGACGCCGACGGCGGCCGCTTCGACCTGCCCGGTCTGCTGCTGCTCGCCGGCTCGTCCACCGCGCTGCTGCTCGCCCTCTCCGCCGCCTCCGGCCTGCCGCTGCCCGGCTGGGCGGTGGCCGGGCTGTCCGCCGCCGCCGTCCTGCTCGCGCTCGGCCTGGTCCGCCGGGAGCGGCGGGCCGCCCGGCCGATCCTCGCGCCCGGGCTGGTCAACACCCCCGGCGTCCGGCCCGGCCTCGGGGTCTCGCTGATCGGGTACCTGCTGCTGTTCTGCCCGTTGGTGCTGGCTCCGGTACTGCTCGCGGAGTCCGGCCTGCCGACCGCCCGGGCGGGCCTGGTGATCACCGTGCTCCCGGCCGCGTTCGCGGTGGCCGCGACGGTCGGCGGCGCGCTGCTGCCGCGCGGCTGGTCGGACGTGGCCCGCTGCCGGTTCGGCGCCGGGCTCGCCGGGGCGGGCCTGCTGTGCTGCGCGCTGCTCCCGGCGGTCGGTGCACCCGCCAAGCTGCTCGCCGTGCCCCTGGCGGTCGTCGGCTGGGGGCTGGGCGTGCTGCTGCCCGCCAACAACGCGCTGGTGATGCGGGCGATCCCGGCGGAGTGCTCGGCGGTCGGCGGCGGCATGGTCAACATGGCCCGCAGCCTCGGTACGGCGCTCGGCACCGCGCTGCCGGTGCTCGGCGTCCACCTGGCGGGACCGGCGCTCGGCGGCCGGTCGGTGCTGCTCGTCCTGGCCGCGGTGGCCGGCCTCGCGGTGGTGCTCACCCGGCCGGTCCGGGAACGTCCGCTCGGTGGCCGGCCGGCGCCGGACCGGCCGGTGGCCACCACTCCGTCCACCACTCCGTCCGCCACTCCGGCCGCCGCCCCGTCCGCGGACCGGGCGTCGGCGCGCCGCTGA
- a CDS encoding MarR family winged helix-turn-helix transcriptional regulator — MPSSPPVPEPAAGPAAAGHQEPETAAVERARRLTDVVTRLRRTLRSSIRTDYPWESLPMAQVELLQTLAAAPLRVGELAARQRLAPNTVSGLVGKLLEAGFVDRQADPGDRRTARIALTPAGRRQLDDWQHAHERRIATALDALSPDDRDAVMHALPALENLARALAEPAS, encoded by the coding sequence ATGCCGTCGTCACCACCCGTTCCCGAACCCGCCGCCGGACCGGCCGCCGCCGGCCACCAGGAGCCGGAGACCGCGGCGGTCGAACGCGCCCGGCGGCTCACCGACGTGGTCACCCGGCTCCGCCGCACCCTGCGCAGCAGCATCCGGACCGACTACCCCTGGGAGTCCCTGCCGATGGCGCAGGTCGAACTCCTCCAGACGCTTGCCGCCGCCCCGCTGCGCGTCGGCGAACTCGCCGCCCGCCAGCGGCTCGCCCCGAACACCGTCAGCGGCCTGGTCGGCAAGCTGCTGGAGGCCGGGTTCGTCGACCGCCAGGCCGACCCCGGCGACCGCCGCACCGCCCGGATCGCCCTCACCCCGGCCGGCCGGCGCCAGCTCGACGACTGGCAGCACGCCCACGAGCGCCGCATCGCCACCGCGCTCGACGCCCTCTCCCCCGACGACCGCGACGCCGTCATGCACGCCCTGCCCGCCCTGGAGAACCTCGCCCGGGCACTGGCCGAACCGGCCTCCTGA